In Pseudobacter ginsenosidimutans, the following are encoded in one genomic region:
- a CDS encoding mannitol dehydrogenase family protein, giving the protein MYLNKETVTKLPDTIKKNKAVQRPPAAVMHFGVGGFHRSHQAYALQQLLQLDPVKYAEWSICGICIMPSDKAFVERVKQQDLLYSLRICASGTKEEVMVVDAITELLFGPEQQNEIIHRIAAASTKLISFTITEGGYNIDEASGAFNLQQAEILNDLQPANAAKTVFGFLARGLQKRMSSDGGPITLLSCDNIQGNGDVLKLALYSFVNAYDASLITYLDQQVSFPNCMVDRITPVTTAADRALLETAYGYKDDCLVVCEPFFQWVIEKEKNVQLPPLELVGVDLVEDVKAYESMKLRILNGGHSLTGLTGKAMGYQFIHDAVQDPTIAVLFDLYNVKEVHPSLEPLPGVDYAAYAAKVKSRFANALINDSTDRIISGSTAKIPKFVLPVIQHQVSKGIKPVTGALIVAAWWHYLDTQIGSGTAIDDPAAPEWKQLFRENADDTLSAFLGKQDLFGELSLNTLFCEQVQLFAALIRKHDMLYACEQAIKSLQ; this is encoded by the coding sequence GTGATGCATTTTGGTGTGGGTGGATTCCATCGTTCGCACCAGGCTTATGCATTGCAGCAATTGCTCCAGCTGGATCCTGTGAAGTATGCGGAATGGAGCATCTGTGGTATTTGCATCATGCCTTCCGACAAAGCATTTGTTGAAAGGGTGAAGCAGCAGGATCTGCTTTATTCGCTTCGCATCTGTGCATCGGGAACAAAGGAAGAAGTGATGGTGGTGGATGCCATTACAGAATTACTGTTCGGGCCGGAACAACAAAATGAAATTATACACAGGATCGCTGCTGCCTCAACAAAACTGATCAGCTTCACTATCACTGAAGGAGGCTACAATATTGATGAAGCCAGTGGCGCATTCAATTTGCAACAGGCAGAGATCCTGAATGATCTCCAGCCAGCCAATGCGGCTAAAACTGTTTTCGGATTTCTTGCGAGAGGATTACAAAAACGAATGAGTAGTGATGGGGGCCCCATTACATTATTGTCCTGCGATAATATCCAGGGCAATGGCGATGTGCTGAAACTGGCCCTGTACAGTTTTGTGAATGCATATGATGCTTCATTGATCACTTACCTGGATCAGCAGGTAAGCTTCCCGAATTGCATGGTAGACAGGATCACGCCGGTTACTACAGCTGCTGACCGGGCATTGCTGGAAACAGCATATGGTTATAAAGATGATTGCCTGGTGGTTTGTGAACCCTTCTTTCAATGGGTGATTGAAAAAGAGAAAAATGTACAGCTTCCACCACTTGAGCTGGTGGGTGTGGATCTGGTAGAAGATGTAAAAGCTTATGAAAGCATGAAGCTGCGCATCCTCAATGGAGGACATAGTTTAACCGGTCTTACCGGAAAAGCGATGGGCTACCAGTTCATTCATGATGCCGTGCAGGATCCCACTATTGCTGTTCTTTTTGATCTGTACAATGTAAAAGAAGTACATCCTTCCCTGGAGCCTTTGCCTGGCGTGGATTACGCAGCCTATGCCGCAAAAGTGAAATCAAGATTTGCCAATGCGCTGATCAACGATAGTACAGACAGGATCATTTCAGGCTCCACTGCCAAGATCCCCAAGTTCGTATTGCCTGTGATCCAGCACCAGGTAAGCAAAGGCATCAAGCCTGTTACCGGTGCATTGATCGTGGCAGCCTGGTGGCATTACCTGGATACGCAGATCGGTAGTGGTACAGCCATCGATGATCCGGCAGCTCCGGAATGGAAACAATTGTTCAGGGAAAATGCAGACGATACGTTGTCAGCATTTTTAGGAAAACAGGATCTGTTCGGCGAGCTATCGCTCAACACCCTGTTTTGTGAACAGGTGCAGTTATTCGCTGCGTTGATCAGGAAGCATGATATGTTGTACGCCTGCGAGCAGGCCATTAAAAGTTTACAGTAA
- a CDS encoding carbohydrate kinase family protein: MKHTRVVCFGEILWDNLKEGRRLGGAPLNVCYHLTKSGIESSIISQVGNDQNGEAIFTELKKLGVDTRFCAISMEKPTSTVEVHMNGQELRYEIVEDVAWDYIETTPEMIELVKAADALVFGSLVTRSEISRKTLFRLMEESRFLVFDMNLRAPFYDRDGIFRLMNKTDLLKLNEDELGIVSGWLGENSTEKQQQLQTIRKQFPNIAEIILTLGAEGSVYFSTNEFVEKKANKVRVKDTVGSGDSFLAAFLANKLKGSSIADSLDRASLLSGFIATQAGACPVYDENDLLRFKQSIDLIQYQ, translated from the coding sequence ATGAAGCATACAAGAGTAGTTTGTTTTGGAGAAATATTGTGGGATAATCTGAAGGAAGGAAGAAGACTGGGCGGCGCGCCGCTGAATGTTTGCTATCACCTTACCAAGTCGGGCATTGAAAGCAGTATCATCAGCCAGGTAGGTAATGACCAGAATGGTGAAGCTATTTTCACTGAACTGAAAAAGCTTGGGGTTGATACCAGGTTCTGCGCCATCAGCATGGAGAAGCCAACCAGCACAGTGGAAGTTCATATGAACGGACAGGAACTGCGTTACGAGATCGTGGAAGATGTGGCCTGGGATTATATTGAAACCACTCCTGAAATGATTGAACTGGTGAAAGCCGCTGATGCACTGGTTTTTGGGAGCCTGGTCACCAGATCGGAGATCTCGAGAAAAACCTTGTTCCGCCTGATGGAAGAAAGCAGGTTCCTGGTATTTGATATGAATCTGCGTGCGCCATTTTATGATCGGGATGGCATTTTTCGTCTGATGAATAAAACGGATCTGCTGAAATTGAATGAGGATGAGCTGGGCATTGTGTCCGGATGGCTGGGAGAGAACAGCACAGAGAAACAGCAACAATTGCAGACCATCAGGAAACAGTTCCCGAATATCGCAGAGATCATACTCACGCTTGGAGCAGAAGGATCTGTCTATTTTTCCACTAATGAATTCGTGGAAAAGAAAGCCAATAAAGTTCGTGTGAAGGATACCGTTGGTAGCGGCGATTCTTTCCTGGCGGCCTTCCTCGCCAATAAGCTGAAAGGTAGCTCCATTGCCGATTCCCTGGATCGCGCCAGCCTTTTATCAGGATTCATCGCCACGCAGGCGGGCGCCTGTCCCGTTTACGATGAGAATGATCTCCTGCGTTTCAAACAATCGATCGACTTAATTCAGTACCAATAA
- a CDS encoding glycerophosphodiester phosphodiesterase family protein: protein MISKRILLGCLIFQSAFSFAQKPMQKVVANNFKELQQYFTYKDSKPVIISGHRGGMLPYFPENSIEAMEKTLTILPSFFEIDPRLTKDSVLVLMHDATLDRTTTLKGKVSDYTYEELKQARLKDRQGNITDFKIPTLMEALEWGKDKTIFNLDNKGIPWSKYVDMLKDKKYANILLSVRSMEEASYYYTHLKEVMLCVAIRNQSDLDAWKKTRIPYNRLVAYVGYTMDPKHQAVYDFLRSKGVMIFISIHPTQDKLKTDLEKVKGYSEELIKRPDIIETDYPALFVNEKP from the coding sequence ATGATCAGTAAAAGAATATTGTTAGGCTGTCTGATTTTTCAATCTGCTTTTTCATTTGCTCAGAAACCGATGCAGAAAGTGGTGGCCAATAATTTCAAGGAATTGCAGCAATACTTTACCTACAAGGATTCCAAACCGGTGATCATTTCAGGTCATCGTGGTGGCATGCTGCCTTATTTCCCGGAGAACAGTATCGAAGCGATGGAAAAAACGCTGACCATCCTCCCTTCTTTTTTCGAGATCGATCCAAGGCTCACCAAAGACAGTGTGCTGGTGCTGATGCATGATGCCACGCTCGACAGGACTACCACGCTCAAAGGAAAAGTATCCGACTACACATACGAAGAACTGAAGCAGGCGCGGCTGAAAGACCGTCAGGGTAACATAACTGATTTCAAGATCCCTACACTCATGGAAGCGCTGGAATGGGGAAAAGACAAAACCATTTTCAATCTCGATAACAAAGGCATTCCCTGGTCAAAGTATGTGGACATGCTGAAGGATAAGAAGTATGCGAATATCCTGCTGAGCGTACGTTCCATGGAAGAAGCATCTTACTACTACACACACCTGAAAGAAGTGATGCTCTGTGTGGCCATCAGGAACCAAAGCGATCTGGATGCCTGGAAGAAAACCCGCATACCTTATAACAGGCTGGTGGCTTATGTTGGTTATACGATGGATCCCAAACACCAGGCAGTATATGATTTCCTGCGCAGCAAAGGTGTAATGATCTTCATTTCTATTCATCCTACACAGGACAAACTGAAAACAGATCTTGAAAAAGTGAAAGGTTATTCAGAAGAACTGATCAAGCGCCCGGATATCATTGAAACTGATTATCCCGCTTTGTTTGTGAACGAAAAACCATAA